The genome window CCATCCGACGCAACGTCGGCGGACGCGAGGTGATGCGCGAACAACTTACCCACCTGCACACAATGTCCGAGCGCCGGAACATCACGGTCCAGGTACTGCCCTTCTCAAAGGGCGCGCATGCGGCAGCCGTTGGCAGTTTCGCCGTACTACGAGGCCCGACACCCGAGCTGGACGTGGTCTACGTCGACTTGCTCGCAGGCGGCCTCTTCATGGAGAAGCCTCAGGAACTGGATCGATACAGGTTGGCATTCCAGTACCTGAGCGCCAATGCCATCGACATGGAGTCTTCTGCCGCCCTGATCAACCAGCTAAGCAAGGAGCCAGAATGACCGATATAGTCACATCTTATTGGTTCAAGTCTTCTCACAGCGGCGGGAGCGGCACAGAGTGCGTCGAGTGCGCACATACAGATAGGGGCACTCTAATACGCGACTCGAAGTTCACCGAGGGGGATCTTATCCTTGTCAGATACCAAGCATGGCGCGAATTCATAGAAGCACTAAAGTACATCGCCCTGTAATCCCGCGAGAATCCCCCTCGGTTCCTACCGCGACCGCTATTTGCTCGCCATTATATTATCGAGCCCGCGGAATCCATCCAGTACATCATTCACCGTCTTGAGTTCCTTCTGGGGATCAGGTCTGACTTGCACCTTGGCTCCCTTGTGGGCAGCGTCACCGCGAGCGGTTGCCCAAGTTTCCGTCACATCCAGCCAACCAGGGTTGATTTCGACTTCCTGCAGGCCAACCGACAGAAGCAGCCGCAGGAGATTCTTCTCTTTGATTCCGTGGTTCTGCTTCCGCACATAACGGTGAAAGTCCGTTCGTGCAGCCTCAATCCGACCTTCCAGAGTAGGGTACTTTGCTGGCCGGGCTGCCGCATCGTTCAAAGACTCCGGGATAGACGGCGCAGATTCCCTATAAGCCACGACCGCGAGCAGGCTCACAGATATTGCCCCGTCAGCCTTCCAGACAGAGAAGGCAGTATCTAGGACCTCAAGTACACGGTCTTCAATATAGGACTCGAATTCCGCGTGAGCGAGGACCCTGAAGGCTCGCGTATGCTCGTAGACTATCTCCTCATAGAGAACAGTCGGATCAAACAATGGTGGCAGAAAGCTATGGCGAAGCTCTCCGATTCTCTTCTCCAGCTCCAAGAAGCGCGAAGACGTCATACCAACCGCCCCCTACGGGATGAGACGGTTATCGCGCAGCTCAGGGATGCGCAGCTTCGTCTGGAGCGCCTCGCCGAGGGCCTCACCCCACAGAGACAGACGGCGATGCGTTGCCACAGGGGTCTTGGTGGTCGTCTGGATCGACTCAACGAAGCGCTGGTTGGTGTCGCATAGACCACGGAAGGCCGCTTCGACCGCTGCCCCTCGCGAAACTGCCTGGGCGCGAACAGCCTCATCAGAGAAATAGAAGGTCATGACATCAAAAACAGCCCTATTGAACCGACCTTCATACTTCCCAGAAGCCCAGCGATAGAACGCATTGTCCCCAAAGATCTTGAACGTTGCCTCGATGGCGTTATCGCAGTTCTCGCCAACTCGCTTGATACGATCTTCCTCTTTCGACCACTGATCATTGAGGACGTTAACCGTGTCATCGAGGAATTTCTTGAGGTTTCCAGTGTATTCGTCCAGAGTGTACTGGAAACCAAAATATCGCAGCAGTATCTCGACATCGCGCATTCGGAAGTCCGGCTTATCGATGCGCAGAGCCGCCCGCAGCCACTCACTGCCGGACGCGCAATCATCTAGATAGTCCGTAAAGGGCCCCGGGTGCAATGCTTGTCGCAACTCCTGCGGAGACAACTTAACGCTGCCCGTATTCAACCGCAGGAACACCAGGTTGAGGAAATCCTCGTTGGGCCAGCGTCGAACGACGACAGTTCGGATGGTCTCGTTGAGTAGCGAGTTCAGGTCATCTACATATCCTTCCTCGTTCTCCATCTTTCGGAGCGTGGCAAGCCGAAGATCCTCTCGAACTTCAAGCCCGGTCAGAGAGAACCCCTTGAACGTCTCTTCTTCAGCGGATGCAGCGAACGAAGATCCCGCAGCAAACTGCCTGAGGGCCAGCAAACGCTGTTTGCCGTCCAGCACTATGAACTTTCCGCGGCGATTCTTATCCTCCGCAAGAACAATCTGAGGGATAGGCAGTCCGAGGATCAGGGACTCGATAAACTTGCTCTTCCTCGGCTTGTTCCATGCGTCCCTACGCTGAAACCGGGGATTGAGTTGAATGTTCCCTCGACGCAACTGGCTCAGAATAGTCTCAGCAGTCCAGTCTGTATCGGTGACCACCGCTCGTGTCACTTCTTCAGAAGTGACTGCCGCAGAGGTGTCCTCTTCTTCCCCATCTGCGTCGTCCCAGTCAGGTTCGCTGCCGTTCGCCACGTCGCTCCGCTCTTCGTAGATCCCGACCCGAGACGCCCCGAGTCCCCGCATCTACCCAGCCTGCCAGACGGGACAGGCACTGGGCAGGTCAGAAAATCCTAGCCGTTTAGATGTTCGATAGCCTGCTCTGCCGCGTGTGATCACACAGAGTTGTCGAGCCGCGAGAGCCCGATCGTCCAGGAGCCTCGGAATCTCCTTGAAGACCGCTCGCGCGGTCAACCCGTCTGACGGCGGCGGTGCAAGACGCCGTAGCAGCCCTGAGCCTGGACTACGCTCACGCGCGCTTCGGCAGCATCGATCTGATCTACAAGAGCGAACTGGGGCGTGACATCCTCGCCGAGCCGA of Streptomyces phaeolivaceus contains these proteins:
- a CDS encoding DUF397 domain-containing protein, encoding MTDIVTSYWFKSSHSGGSGTECVECAHTDRGTLIRDSKFTEGDLILVRYQAWREFIEALKYIAL
- a CDS encoding DUF262 domain-containing protein, with amino-acid sequence MANGSEPDWDDADGEEEDTSAAVTSEEVTRAVVTDTDWTAETILSQLRRGNIQLNPRFQRRDAWNKPRKSKFIESLILGLPIPQIVLAEDKNRRGKFIVLDGKQRLLALRQFAAGSSFAASAEEETFKGFSLTGLEVREDLRLATLRKMENEEGYVDDLNSLLNETIRTVVVRRWPNEDFLNLVFLRLNTGSVKLSPQELRQALHPGPFTDYLDDCASGSEWLRAALRIDKPDFRMRDVEILLRYFGFQYTLDEYTGNLKKFLDDTVNVLNDQWSKEEDRIKRVGENCDNAIEATFKIFGDNAFYRWASGKYEGRFNRAVFDVMTFYFSDEAVRAQAVSRGAAVEAAFRGLCDTNQRFVESIQTTTKTPVATHRRLSLWGEALGEALQTKLRIPELRDNRLIP